The genomic DNA TGACGGCAAAAACATTTGATACCGGCTTAACGCAATTACATTACAAACGAAAAAGATAAACAGCGAAGCACCAACAAAGAGCATAAAATAGAGAGTGTGCAGTGGTTTTCACTATTTTGCTGGTCTTATAGCATTAATCATGTTAAACACGTAAACAGCGCCGATATGCTCTCTGTTTTATTCCCTAATTTAGCCTATCTTTTATAGCGACACTTTCACACAGGTATTTAAGATAATAAACAACTTTCATAACCACGCAATATGGCACTTATCAACCCGCACATTAACTTCAACGGAAATGCCGAAGAAGCTTTCAATTTTTACAGATCAGTATTTGGCGGAGAGTTCGCCATGATCTTACGCTTCAAAGATATGGCTAGCTCCGAATTTTCGGCAGCAGAAAAGGATGCAGATAAGATCATGCACATTGCTTTACCAATTGGTAAAAACATTTTAATGGCTAATGACATTCCGGAAAGAATGGGCCGGGTAAATGAAAACGAAAACAGGTCTAAGATAGCCATTAGTGCGGAAAGTCGGGAGGAGGCTGACAAACTATTCAACGGACTTTCAGCTGGCGGAAGTATAGAAATGCCTATTGGTGATAGTCCCTGGGGCTCCTATTTTGGCATGTTTCGGGATAAATTCGGTATTGAATGGATGGTGGATTATGACCCAAAGTATAACGGACAAGTATAAGCAAATTCCTACTAGCGCCTGCTCCCCGTTTTGCAACAGGCGGGTTGCTGTGACTGGTATGTGCTATAATGCTGCAGTTGCGACCTTTCGCCAAGCCGCTTGCCTTTAGCGATAAACCGAAAATACGAAATAGTTTCCCCTTAAATGATCGCAGGAACCTGCCTACTTCATACCTAAAAACTTGCGCTGCATCACTTCCTGCACCGGCATGTTATCGATTTTGCTTTCCAGCCACGAGATAATATCCAGGTACAGGAAAGGGCGGCGCTCGTAGGGATTGGCGGCAATTTCCATGAGCTTGTCTTTCAGGTTCCGGAAAGCATCTTTCAGGTCTGGCGGAGTAATGCCACCAAGGTTGCGCAAGAACCTGAAGATAGCCACCTGCATTTGCTGCTGATCATTCATCTTGCCTAAAAACCGGTACACCGATCGGATCTGGTGCTCCAGCTCATAGTCATCGCCCGCCTCGTAATAGGCAATAAGCCGCAGAATACGCGCAAAGCACTGGATATCTTCCCGCAGGTTAGGGGCGGCCGTGTTAATGATCTTGTTCAGGTATTTTATGGCCGTCTGGTTATCCCCGCTTCCGAAGTATAAACTGGCTATTTTAAAGTAAAAGACCAGCATCCGGTGCGGGTCCAGGTGTGGCTGGAAGTAGTCAAGTTTTTCCAGCAGTTCAGGCACTTCTTCGACTCCTTCCGAAAAAGCTCCCCGCATAAAATAAGCATTTAACCGGTTGGTATAGATGTATAGAAAAAGCAACACCTCTATATTCAGGCTGCTGCGCCGGTCCGGGTCAGCGGCAAAGGCCTCCAGGGTACGCAGCACCTCTTCGAACCGGGAATAATACTGCAGGTTAAAAAGGCTTAACAATAGGTTGTGCAAGCCCTTGATGTAGAGCGTTATCTGGCTGTTTTTCATCGCCGGATTCGCCTCAAACAAATTTACCCATTTACGGGCATAACGGTAGCAGGCCTTAAAATCCTGGATCAGGTAATTATACCACACCTGCGCTTGGTAGTAGTATAGCTTTTCCATAAATCCTGCCGTCGAAAGGTCCAGCAGTGGGAGGTTTTCCTTGAAAAAAGTGCGGGCAAGTTCGTACTCTTCCTGGTTGCGGGCATGCCCTATTTTAATGTATAAACCATACATGCGCAGGGCCACATTCGAGAGCGCATGCATTTGCGACACATGGAAAGTCAGGCCCAGTGCTTCTTCCGAAAGGGCTTCGGCCCGGCCGGTGATGCTCCGGGTGATATACTGCGATTCGATTTGTTTCTCAAAGTCTATTGCCGAAAGTGCGATGTGGTGCAGTTCCCCTTGTTTGGCAACAGTTTTGATTTTATCCAGCATTTTCAAACACTGCTGATACAAGCCTTTGTTGTAAAGCACTCGGGCATGGCCCAGTTGTTCCTGTAGCTGGATGTCGAGGTTCTGGCTGGCCTGGTAAAGGCGCAAACTGGAGAGAAGCTGCTTGTATAAATTTGCTTTCAGGTTGGCAAGTTGTACGCGTTTTATACTTGGTACCTGTTCCAGAATTTTCTCATCATCATACTGCGCCTGGTTATCAAGGGCATCAAAGAGCTGCAGAAACTTTAAGCCATCGCGCGAACCCTGGCGGTTGGTATATAACCGGAAGTGCCGCTTCTCGGAAGCTGTCAGCAATTTAATCAACTGGAAAACCGGATCTGAGGACACGTTAGGCATTGTAAAAGCAAATTAGTTAAAACGTTGAAAAAGAGCAATGTAAGCTAAAGGTGCAGGCTTTTGGAAATAGTAGCCCTGCCGGATATTTGTTTCAACAGCAACGATCTGTTCCTGATATTGGAAACAGTTTCAACGAATGTTTCTGCTATAAAGACCAAAGTAAGGATGTCAACTCAGAAAATACAAATATTTGATACGACGTTGCGGGACGGGGAACAGGTACCGGGCTGTAAACTGAACATGCAGGAGAAGTTGGTCATTGCCCGGCAACTGGAGCAACTGGGCGTGGACGTGATCGAGGCCGGTTTCCCGGTATCGAGTCCGGGTGATTTTGAAGCTGTAAAAGCCATTGCAGCCCAGACGAAAGAAGCCACTGTGTGCGGGCTTTCCCGGGCTGTTGCCAACGATATTCTGACAGCCGCAGAAGCACTGAAAGGAGCCAAACGGCCCCGTATTCATACAGGAATCGGCACCTCCGACCTGCATGTAACCTACAAGCTGCGCATTACGCGTGACGAGGTGATCGCCCGTGCTGTGGAGGCTGTGAAGCTCGCCAAACGCTACGTGGAGGATGTGGAGTTTTATGCCGAAGATGCTGGTCGTACCGATAACGTATTTCTGGCGCGCGTCTGCGAAGCGGCCGTTGCAGCAGGAGCGACCGTGCTCAACATCCCAGATACCACAGGCTATTGCCTGCCCGAGGAATACGGCGCCAAGATCAAATACCTCTATGAGAATGTGAAAGGCATTGATAAAGTATGCCTCTCCACGCATTGCCATAACGACCTGGGCTTGGCAACAGCCAACTCAGTGGCCGGTGTGATAAATGGTGCCCGCCAGATCGAGTGTACCATTAACGGGGTAGGGGAACGTGCCGGCAACACCGCTTTGGAAGAAGTTGTGATGATCTTACGCCAGCATCCCTACCTGAACCTGACGACCGGCATTAATAGCCGCATGCTGACCGAAACCTCGGCTTTGGTATCGCACATGATGCGCATGCCGGTGCAACCGAATAAAGCCATTGTTGGCGCCAATGCGTTCTCGCATTCCAGCGGTATTCACCAGGATGGCATGATCAAGCACCGCGAAACCTACGAGATCATTGATCCACGCGAGGTGGGCGTCGACCAGTCTTCTATCGTGCTCACCGCCCGTTCCGGCCGCGCAGCCCTGGCTTACCGCCTGCAGAAACTCGGGTATAAGTTCGATAAACCCACGATAGACAAAGCCTATACTTCTTTTCTGCATGTAGCGGACGTGAAGAAGGAAGTTGTGGATGAAGATCTGCATGTATTGGTGGAACAACAAAATTTAGTTGCAGCAAACTAGTATGGGAAAAACCTTATTCGACAAAGTATGGGATGCCCATGTGGTGCGCTCCATTGCCGGAGGGCAGGATGTCTTTTACATCGACAAACACCTGATTCATGAAGTGACCAGCCCCCAGGCATTTGAAGAACTCGAAACCCGCGGGCTGCCTTTGTTCCGGCGTGAACAGATCGTAGCGACTGCCGACCACAACGTGCCTACCAAAAACCAGCACCTGCCTATCCAAGATCCGCTATCGCGCTTCCAGGTTGACAAGCTGACGGAAAATAGTGCGAAACATGCCATTGAACTCTACGGCCTGGGGCACGAACACCAAGGCATTGTACACGTGATCGGGCCGGAACTGGGCATTACGCAGCCGGGCATGACGATCGTGTGCGGCGACAGCCATACGTCTACGCACGGTGCTTTTGGGGCAATCGCATTTGGCATTGGCACCAGCCAGGTAGCCCAGGTAATGGCCACGCAATGCCTGTTGCTCAGCCGCCCCAAACGCATGCGCCTGACCATTGAGGGCGAGCTGCAACCGGGTGTAACGGCCAAGGACCTGATCCTGTATGTGATCGCTGCCCTGGGTACCGGTGGTGCCACCGGGTATTTTGTGGAATATGCCGGCAGTGCCATCCGATCTTTAAGTATGGAAGGACGCATGACGGTTTGCAACATGAGCATCGAAATGGGCGCCCGCGGTGGTATGATAGCGCCGGACGAGGTGACTTTTGAATATTTGAAAGGCCGCCCGTTTGCCCCGCAGAATGACCGTTGGGAGCAGGCGCTTGCCTACTGGCAAACTTTGTACTCCGATCAGGATGCCACTTTCGACAAAGAGTACCGCTTTAAAGCCAATGCGGTTCCGCCTATGATCACGTATGGCACCAACCCGGGCATGGGCATCGCCCTGAATGCCACCATTCCGCTACAGGCAGGAGAGGGGGAAGGCACAAGCTTTGCCAAATCGTTGCACTACATGGGATTCGAGGCCGGCGAGTCGTTGCTCGGCAAACAGATCGATTATGTATTTATTGGCAGCTGCACCAATTCGCGCATTGAGGATTTGCGCCAGGTGGCCGATGTGGTAAAGGGTAGGAAAAAAGCGCCTCATCTGGAAGCCATTATTGTGCCCGGTTCCAAACAGGTAGAAAAGCAGGCAAAGGCCGAAGGACTCGACAAGATACTGGCGGATGCGGGTTTTGAGCTGCGGGAGCCTGGTTGCAGTGCCTGTCTGGCCATGAACGAAGATAAAATACCGGTAGGCGCATACTGCGTTTCTACCTCCAACCGCAACTTTGAAGGCCGCCAGGGACCGGGCTCCCGAACATTGCTGGCCAGCCCGCTGGTTGCTGCTATTACAGCCGTAGAAGGAAAGATTGTAGATGTAAGCCACTATCTCACGCATGGAAAAATTTGAAGTAATCCGATCGACAGCTGTGCCGCTGCCGATTGAAAATGTCGATACAGATCAGATCATACCTGCCCGTTTCCTGAAAGCTACCTCGCGGGAGGGTTTCGGGGAAAATCTGTTCCGCGACTGGCGCTACGACGGCCAAGGCAACCTGAAAGCCGAGTTTGTGCTGAATCAGGCGCAACAACAGGGCAGCATTTTAGTGGCCGGCAAAAACTTTGGCTGCGGCTCCAGCAGAGAGCATGCCGCCTGGGCGCTTTATGATGCCGGGTTCAGGGTGGTAGTATCCAGCTACTTTGCGGATATCTTTTGCGGCAACGCCTTAAACAACGGCCTGCTTCCGCTACAGGTTACCGACGAGGTATTGGGTCGGTTGTTCCGGCTGTTGGAGAAAGATCCGCAGGCTACCTTTATAGTAGACCTGCCGGAGCAGGTGTTACGGGTACCGGCCTGGGAGGAAAACATTCCCTTCAGCATTGATGCCTATAAAAAAGAATGCCTTTTGAACGGGTATGATGATATTGATTTTTTAGTTAGTCAGAAAGCGGCCATTGAGGCCTATGAAAATAACAGGATATGGGTGTATTAACGAAAAAGATTGCCGTGCTCCCCGGAGATGGCATTGGACCGGAAGTGTGCCAGGAAGCCATTCGTGTGCTGGAGGCTGTTTGTGAAAAATTTGGGCACCAGTTTACGTTCGATACGCAGCTGATGGGCGCCTGTGCTATAGATGCCACCGGCGAGCCGCTGCCCGCACAAAGTTTACAGGCCTGCCTCGAAGCAGATGCCATCTTGTTAGGTGCCATCGGAGACCCTAAGTATGATCACGATCCTACGGCTACAGTGCGGCCCGAGCAGGGTTTGCTGAAGCTCCGGAAATCGCTTGGATTGTTTGCCAACATCAGGCCGGTTACGGCATACGACGTGTTGCTTCCATATTCGCCTTTAAAAGAAGCGCGTATTGCCGGGGCCGACATGTTGTTCTTCCGGGAACTTACAGGAGGCATTTATTTTGGCGAAAAAGGCCGGCAAGGCAATACCGCCTACGACCACTGTACCTATAGCCGGATTGAAATTTTACGGATTGCCCGATTGGCCTTTGAGGCAGCCGAAAGCAGGCGCAAAAAACTAACGCTGGTTGACAAAGCCAATGTGCTGGAAACCTCGCGTTTATGGCGCGAAGTGGTACAGGAAATAGCAGGGGATTATCCTGGCGTAGCCGTGGACTACCTGTATGTCGATAATGCCGCCATGCAACTGATCCTCAATCCAAAGCAGTTCGATGTGATCCTGACTGAGAACATGTTCGGGGATATTCTCTCGGATGAAGCTTCCGTGATCGCCGGTTCGCTGGGGCTGTTGCCCTCTGCGTCTGTCGGGGAGAAGGCCGCGCTTTTTGAACCCATCCATGGCTCATACCCACAGGCCAAAGGGCGCAATATTGCAAACCCCATCGCCACTATTTTATCTGCCGCCATGATGCTGGAGCATTTTGGCTTGCAAACCGAAGCCGACCTGGTGAAGAAAGCCGTGCAACAGGCGCTGGATAAAAAGATACTCACACCTGACCTGACTTCGCCCGCCGAAGCTTACACAACGGAGCAGGTAGGGACCTTTATCGCTTATTTTGTACAGGAAGGAGCGGATGATCTGCCACACAAAGAGAACATAGAGGTAGGAATGAGCACAATTATTTAATCGGGCAGAAATTTCCGCTATAAAACAGGCAAGGGCCGGAAAGGAATATACTTCTTTCCCGGCCCTTGCCTGTTTTATAAACTTCACTTTAAGTATAAGGAATGCATTTCGTCTTTTTCTATTTTCCTTTTCTGCCCCTTAAAGCAGAGCATACTTTCGGCAGATCAGCAGGCGTTTTTCACACTCTCCAACTCCCTTGTTTCAGGTCACCCCGAATTAAAATACTACCTTGCAGACGAACAGTTGCCAGTTCCTCTAGAACGATAGTCAAATACAGTCATTTTAAAGTATAGCTGAAGAAAGCAGTCGTAGAATTGATTTGGTGATCAGCGCAAAGTCCGCCTTGCGCATTAAAAGAAGAAAAGCAACGCCTTATCCATTGAACAAGAACATGAATCCCATACCTGTTAAAACCACTTTTATACTTTCGCTGCTGCTGCTTGGCGCCTGCCAGACACCTAAACCGGCTGCCGGTACTGTAGCTATGGCCGAGCACAGCACCACCGCCCCGGCTAAAGCCTTGTGGCAATCTCCTGCTTATGCCATATACCCGGATAGCGTGGTTCAGGGCAACTTCGTCGCCCGAGTGCTGTCTCCTACCGAGATGACCTCTAATTACAAGAGTCCGGCCAATGCGTTCCTCAGCCCCAAAGTCACCTTCAAATTCAGTATCAATGGCAAAGACAATGAAATGCTCTCGGGCAAGGATCACCAGTTCGTTTGCCTGGCTGGCGGCGGCTCCTGCCAGACGCCGCTCCTCACGTTTGGCCAGCAGTACGTGGATACCACTGCGGTTCCGGCCAACACCTACTTGGCCCCCAACACCGAATTGAAGATCCGGCTGGACATGCGTCCGGTGCTGGCGGCATTTAAAAAGCAGGGCTATTATACTACCTTTAATGGCGATAAGCTCTACAAAGAGGATTTCAAGGGTGTGTTTGTGGCCGGTAGTACCAGTCCGTTGATCTGGGATTTCGATAACCTAGCTAACCATCAGGAACTGGCTCTTAAGGACCCGGACGCTGACGGCATCTATGAAACCACACTCAAAATGAACGCGCCGCAGGATGATAAGACCACAGCCTCGCACTGGCAGCTTTCAAAAGACATTGCTGCTTTCCCGCAGTATACTTCGCCGTACCCGGTGGCTGACGCGATTTACAACCTTTCGCTGGAGGAAATGATCCGGGCTGTGGAGCCCGACAGCACCTTCCGCACAGGAAAAGAGTGGGCGGGTGTATGGACGCGCGACATCAGCTACAGCATTATCCTTTCCATGGCTGCGCTGCAGCCCCGCGTGGCCCGCTATAGCCTAATGTGCAAGGTCAAAGACGGGCACATTATTCAGGATACTGGCACCGGCGGCGCATATCCGGTTTCCACCGATCGTATTATCTGGGCCACCGCTGCCTGGGAGCTCTACAAGGTAACGGGCGATGCGGACTGGCTGAAGGAAGCTTACCAGATCATCCGGAACTCGATGGAAGCCGATGTAAAGAATGCTTACGATGCGACTACCGGCCTGGTCCGCGGCGAATCCTCTTTCCTGGACTGGCGCGAGCAAACGTACCCGGAATGGATGCAGCCCGTGGATATCTACGAGTCAGAGAACCTGGGCACCAACGCCGTGCATTACCAGGCCAACGTAATCCTGGCGCAGATGGCAAAGCTGTTAAATGATAAGGAGGCCGCTGCCAAGTATAACCAGGTAGCCGAAAAGATCAAAACAAGTATGAACGAGCACCTGTGGCTCGCCGACAAAGGGTACTATAGCCAATATCGTTACGGGCGTAATTTTAAAACAATCTCGCCTAAAGCTGAAGCACTGGGCGAGGCACTGACTATCCTGTTTGGCATAGCGGACGCTGAGAAACAGGCTCAGCTTGTCGCCAGCACGCCCATTACAGCTTTTGGCATTCCGTGCATCTCTCCGCAAATACCGGGTATTCCGCCGTACCACAACAATGCCGTGTGGCCCTTTGTGCAAGCCTACTGGACAATGGCCTCGGCCAAAGCCGGCAACGAAGCAGCGGTGGTGGAAAGTATAGGCGCCATTTACCGCCCTACGGCCCTGTGGCTCACCAACAAGGAAAACTTTGTAGCCGCCAACGGCGATTATGCCGGTACGCAGATCAACTCGAGCAACATGCTCTGGAGCTTGTCAGGAAACCTTGGCCTAGTGTATAAGGTGCTTTTCGGGATGGAGTTTCAGGCCAGCAGCCTCGTGTTTAAACCTTTTGTGCCAGAAATTTATGGCGGCGCACGTAAGCTGACCAACTTCAAGTATAGGGGCGCGGTGCTGAACGTAGAGATGAATGGCTATGGAAATGAGATCCGCTCTATTACGATGGATGGTAAGCCGTTGGCTGACGCAGAAGTGCCAGCCTCGCTTACGGGAAGCCATACGATCAAAATAGAGCTGGCAAATAACACCATCGGCGGAGAAGTGAACAAACAGGAAGTGCAGTTTGCCCCCCTGACGCCTGCGGTAACTTATACTTCCGATTCCCTGCAATGGAAGCCGGTTGATGGCGCAGTGAAGTATAGCTTGCTGCAAAATGGCCAGCAGTTGCTCACCACCGCTGCCTCTGAAGCTAAGCTGCCTATCTCCGCTACTTATGCTGCCTTCCAGGTTATTGCCATGGATGAGAAAGGGCTGGAGTCCTTTGCAAGCGAGCCGGTGGTGGTACTGGGCAAGGTGCGCCAGGTATACGAGCTGGAAAAGATGACCAAAAAAGCCAGCCAGCAGTATAAAGGCTATTCGGGTAGCGGCTTTGTGGAGATCAGCAAAACGCGCAACAA from Pontibacter liquoris includes the following:
- a CDS encoding VOC family protein, whose product is MALINPHINFNGNAEEAFNFYRSVFGGEFAMILRFKDMASSEFSAAEKDADKIMHIALPIGKNILMANDIPERMGRVNENENRSKIAISAESREEADKLFNGLSAGGSIEMPIGDSPWGSYFGMFRDKFGIEWMVDYDPKYNGQV
- a CDS encoding 2-isopropylmalate synthase, producing the protein MSTQKIQIFDTTLRDGEQVPGCKLNMQEKLVIARQLEQLGVDVIEAGFPVSSPGDFEAVKAIAAQTKEATVCGLSRAVANDILTAAEALKGAKRPRIHTGIGTSDLHVTYKLRITRDEVIARAVEAVKLAKRYVEDVEFYAEDAGRTDNVFLARVCEAAVAAGATVLNIPDTTGYCLPEEYGAKIKYLYENVKGIDKVCLSTHCHNDLGLATANSVAGVINGARQIECTINGVGERAGNTALEEVVMILRQHPYLNLTTGINSRMLTETSALVSHMMRMPVQPNKAIVGANAFSHSSGIHQDGMIKHRETYEIIDPREVGVDQSSIVLTARSGRAALAYRLQKLGYKFDKPTIDKAYTSFLHVADVKKEVVDEDLHVLVEQQNLVAAN
- the leuC gene encoding 3-isopropylmalate dehydratase large subunit, which gives rise to MGKTLFDKVWDAHVVRSIAGGQDVFYIDKHLIHEVTSPQAFEELETRGLPLFRREQIVATADHNVPTKNQHLPIQDPLSRFQVDKLTENSAKHAIELYGLGHEHQGIVHVIGPELGITQPGMTIVCGDSHTSTHGAFGAIAFGIGTSQVAQVMATQCLLLSRPKRMRLTIEGELQPGVTAKDLILYVIAALGTGGATGYFVEYAGSAIRSLSMEGRMTVCNMSIEMGARGGMIAPDEVTFEYLKGRPFAPQNDRWEQALAYWQTLYSDQDATFDKEYRFKANAVPPMITYGTNPGMGIALNATIPLQAGEGEGTSFAKSLHYMGFEAGESLLGKQIDYVFIGSCTNSRIEDLRQVADVVKGRKKAPHLEAIIVPGSKQVEKQAKAEGLDKILADAGFELREPGCSACLAMNEDKIPVGAYCVSTSNRNFEGRQGPGSRTLLASPLVAAITAVEGKIVDVSHYLTHGKI
- the leuD gene encoding 3-isopropylmalate dehydratase small subunit, with translation MEKFEVIRSTAVPLPIENVDTDQIIPARFLKATSREGFGENLFRDWRYDGQGNLKAEFVLNQAQQQGSILVAGKNFGCGSSREHAAWALYDAGFRVVVSSYFADIFCGNALNNGLLPLQVTDEVLGRLFRLLEKDPQATFIVDLPEQVLRVPAWEENIPFSIDAYKKECLLNGYDDIDFLVSQKAAIEAYENNRIWVY
- the leuB gene encoding 3-isopropylmalate dehydrogenase gives rise to the protein MGVLTKKIAVLPGDGIGPEVCQEAIRVLEAVCEKFGHQFTFDTQLMGACAIDATGEPLPAQSLQACLEADAILLGAIGDPKYDHDPTATVRPEQGLLKLRKSLGLFANIRPVTAYDVLLPYSPLKEARIAGADMLFFRELTGGIYFGEKGRQGNTAYDHCTYSRIEILRIARLAFEAAESRRKKLTLVDKANVLETSRLWREVVQEIAGDYPGVAVDYLYVDNAAMQLILNPKQFDVILTENMFGDILSDEASVIAGSLGLLPSASVGEKAALFEPIHGSYPQAKGRNIANPIATILSAAMMLEHFGLQTEADLVKKAVQQALDKKILTPDLTSPAEAYTTEQVGTFIAYFVQEGADDLPHKENIEVGMSTII
- a CDS encoding MGH1-like glycoside hydrolase domain-containing protein, which encodes MNPIPVKTTFILSLLLLGACQTPKPAAGTVAMAEHSTTAPAKALWQSPAYAIYPDSVVQGNFVARVLSPTEMTSNYKSPANAFLSPKVTFKFSINGKDNEMLSGKDHQFVCLAGGGSCQTPLLTFGQQYVDTTAVPANTYLAPNTELKIRLDMRPVLAAFKKQGYYTTFNGDKLYKEDFKGVFVAGSTSPLIWDFDNLANHQELALKDPDADGIYETTLKMNAPQDDKTTASHWQLSKDIAAFPQYTSPYPVADAIYNLSLEEMIRAVEPDSTFRTGKEWAGVWTRDISYSIILSMAALQPRVARYSLMCKVKDGHIIQDTGTGGAYPVSTDRIIWATAAWELYKVTGDADWLKEAYQIIRNSMEADVKNAYDATTGLVRGESSFLDWREQTYPEWMQPVDIYESENLGTNAVHYQANVILAQMAKLLNDKEAAAKYNQVAEKIKTSMNEHLWLADKGYYSQYRYGRNFKTISPKAEALGEALTILFGIADAEKQAQLVASTPITAFGIPCISPQIPGIPPYHNNAVWPFVQAYWTMASAKAGNEAAVVESIGAIYRPTALWLTNKENFVAANGDYAGTQINSSNMLWSLSGNLGLVYKVLFGMEFQASSLVFKPFVPEIYGGARKLTNFKYRGAVLNVEMNGYGNEIRSITMDGKPLADAEVPASLTGSHTIKIELANNTIGGEVNKQEVQFAPLTPAVTYTSDSLQWKPVDGAVKYSLLQNGQQLLTTAASEAKLPISATYAAFQVIAMDEKGLESFASEPVVVLGKVRQVYELEKMTKKASQQYKGYSGSGFVEISKTRNKKLTMKVSVPEAGVYALDFRYANGNGPINTSNKCAIRTLRNGNTFVGTVVMPQRGEGEWSDWGFTNAVQVPLEKGTHTLTLSLEAANENMNGEVNQAMLDYLRVYKIN